One Nesterenkonia populi DNA window includes the following coding sequences:
- a CDS encoding MFS transporter, producing MVTGEVPVSGEGPEYSPKQVVVAIIALALGGFAIGVTEFAIMGLQREAVADLGISISQGGMLVTFYALGVVLGSPVLALLGAKRERRSFLLMLLVLFIVAHIISFFTASFELMLAARFLSGLPHGAYFAVAALMAAQMAGPAKRAKAIATVLSGLAICNVVGVPAVTWLGQMTHWRAMFLVTAVLAVVTMLAIVFFAPKQQPPEGASLSGEIRGLANARLWVGIAMGVVGFSGMFAIYAYISHIAVDVTGIAESALPVVVLLFGVGGLIGNFVGGWMSDRSVLWTALIAMVLVAVFMTAFGLFAHIPWLMVTLLVLVGISASSLGPTLQTHLIDVAPKAPQLAATFHHSAFNAANAMGAFVGGMVIDLQIGAEPLRSPAYAGAISATVGVLITCVAIRMARRGGHPV from the coding sequence GTGGTCACTGGGGAGGTCCCCGTCAGCGGTGAGGGGCCGGAGTACTCGCCGAAGCAAGTGGTGGTCGCGATCATCGCCCTGGCCCTGGGCGGCTTCGCCATCGGAGTCACCGAGTTCGCGATCATGGGGCTGCAGCGCGAGGCTGTGGCTGATCTGGGAATCTCGATCTCCCAGGGCGGGATGCTGGTGACCTTCTACGCCCTGGGGGTGGTGTTGGGCTCGCCGGTGCTGGCACTGCTGGGCGCGAAGCGGGAACGGCGCTCCTTCCTGCTGATGCTGCTGGTGCTGTTCATCGTTGCGCACATCATCAGCTTCTTCACCGCGAGCTTCGAGCTGATGCTGGCGGCCCGGTTCCTCTCCGGGCTCCCGCACGGCGCCTACTTCGCGGTGGCTGCGCTCATGGCCGCCCAGATGGCGGGCCCGGCCAAGCGTGCCAAGGCGATCGCGACGGTGCTGTCCGGGCTGGCTATCTGCAACGTGGTCGGTGTGCCTGCTGTGACCTGGCTGGGGCAGATGACGCACTGGCGTGCGATGTTCCTGGTGACCGCTGTGCTCGCGGTGGTCACGATGCTGGCGATCGTGTTCTTCGCCCCGAAGCAGCAGCCTCCGGAGGGCGCGTCGCTCTCCGGGGAGATCCGCGGACTTGCGAACGCCCGGCTCTGGGTCGGCATCGCGATGGGCGTGGTCGGGTTCTCGGGAATGTTCGCCATCTACGCGTACATCTCCCACATCGCTGTGGACGTGACCGGGATCGCCGAGTCGGCCCTTCCGGTGGTGGTGCTGCTGTTCGGCGTCGGCGGCCTGATCGGCAACTTTGTGGGCGGCTGGATGTCGGACAGATCGGTGCTGTGGACCGCGCTGATCGCGATGGTGCTGGTAGCGGTGTTCATGACCGCTTTCGGACTCTTCGCGCACATCCCGTGGCTGATGGTGACGCTGCTGGTGCTGGTGGGCATCTCCGCCTCGAGCCTGGGCCCCACGCTGCAGACCCACCTGATCGACGTCGCTCCGAAGGCTCCCCAGCTGGCTGCGACCTTCCACCATTCGGCGTTCAACGCTGCGAACGCGATGGGCGCGTTCGTGGGCGGCATGGTGATCGACCTGCAGATCGGCGCCGAGCCGCTGCGCTCCCCCGCCTATGCGGGCGCGATCTCAGCCACGGTGGGCGTGCTGATCACCTGCGTGGCGATCCGGATGGCCCGCCGCGGCGGGCACCCCGTCTGA
- a CDS encoding MFS transporter, with protein sequence MTKTSKPNQTVQEPETSAIGPMTSPISILTGSMPAVTGSMQAVSGRGGPQYSPKQIVVAIIALAMGGFAIGVTEFAIMGLQRDARADLGISEFEGGLLISFYAFGVVLGSPVLALMGARRERKSYGLFLLGFFAVAHLLSFIAPNFEMMLVSRFLSGMPHGAYFATAALIAAHMAGPTRRAQAIAVVLSGLTIANMAGVPLVVWLGQLWGWRAMFLVAALVAVGTMIAVAFAAPRQPAAAGASISAELKGLKNQRLWVGVFLAVFGFLGMFAVYSFIADIAVDLAGFGESSLPFITFVFGTGMVIGTFVGGWLTDKSVLYTVLGMAIAVAISMTLFGLLADIGWIMVGLLLLLGSASAGLGPAMQTHLIDTAPKAPQLAATFQHSAFNASNGLGALLGGLVIDMGLGLRAPAFAGAIFAVLGVVVTLYAIHLTKREGLKV encoded by the coding sequence ATGACCAAGACCAGCAAGCCGAACCAGACCGTCCAGGAGCCTGAGACCTCCGCGATCGGGCCGATGACCAGCCCGATCTCCATCCTCACCGGGTCCATGCCCGCGGTGACCGGGTCCATGCAGGCTGTCAGCGGTCGCGGCGGCCCCCAGTACTCCCCCAAGCAGATCGTCGTCGCCATCATCGCCCTGGCGATGGGCGGCTTCGCCATCGGCGTCACCGAATTCGCGATCATGGGTCTGCAGCGCGACGCGCGTGCTGATCTCGGCATCAGCGAGTTCGAGGGCGGCCTGCTGATCTCCTTCTACGCATTCGGAGTGGTGCTGGGCTCCCCCGTGCTGGCGCTGATGGGCGCCCGCCGGGAGCGGAAGTCCTACGGGCTGTTCCTGCTCGGATTCTTCGCCGTGGCCCACCTCCTGAGCTTCATCGCCCCGAACTTCGAGATGATGCTGGTCTCGCGATTCCTCTCCGGGATGCCGCACGGCGCCTACTTCGCCACCGCCGCGCTGATCGCCGCGCATATGGCGGGCCCCACCAGGCGCGCCCAGGCGATCGCCGTCGTCCTCTCCGGACTGACCATTGCGAATATGGCCGGTGTGCCGCTGGTGGTCTGGCTGGGCCAGCTCTGGGGCTGGCGGGCCATGTTCCTGGTGGCCGCGCTGGTGGCGGTCGGCACCATGATCGCCGTGGCGTTCGCCGCCCCGCGTCAGCCCGCAGCCGCCGGAGCCTCCATCTCCGCGGAGCTGAAGGGCCTGAAGAACCAGCGGCTCTGGGTGGGCGTCTTCCTTGCCGTGTTCGGGTTCCTCGGGATGTTCGCCGTCTACTCCTTCATCGCTGACATTGCAGTGGACCTGGCCGGGTTCGGCGAATCGAGCCTGCCGTTCATCACCTTCGTCTTCGGCACCGGCATGGTGATCGGAACGTTCGTGGGCGGCTGGCTGACCGACAAGTCCGTGCTGTACACGGTGCTGGGCATGGCGATCGCAGTGGCGATCTCGATGACGCTGTTCGGCCTCCTTGCGGACATCGGCTGGATCATGGTCGGCCTGCTGCTGCTGCTCGGCTCCGCCTCCGCCGGCCTCGGTCCGGCAATGCAGACCCACCTGATCGACACCGCCCCGAAGGCGCCGCAGCTGGCGGCGACCTTCCAGCACTCGGCGTTCAATGCCTCCAACGGCCTCGGCGCCCTGTTGGGCGGCCTCGTCATCGACATGGGCCTGGGCCTGCGCGCCCCTGCCTTCGCCGGTGCGATCTTCGCGGTGCTGGGCGTCGTCGTTACCCTGTATGCGATCCACCTGACCAAACGAGAAGGACTGAAGGTCTGA